One genomic region from Clarias gariepinus isolate MV-2021 ecotype Netherlands chromosome 22, CGAR_prim_01v2, whole genome shotgun sequence encodes:
- the sinup gene encoding siaz-interacting nuclear protein isoform X1, producing MDDNMAENAAVFDDNYVIGKVVDCVEVSPEKENPETTGDLRPKIQWSSKPSLNVATVCPLPRSGNSETSSDCFLTPAPVSSFARTSPDVSSPGTGSQRVFRETFTRLCPFSFDLRDSMQRVVREQKLEEMRLRKEVCLAELFPFKANPVRKYKPLVVKQSTRPLTIPRSPFSSADR from the exons ATGGACGATAACATGGCTGAAAACGCTGCAGTTTTTGATGATAACTATGTTATTGGAAAGGTTGTGGACTGTGTTGAAGTGTCTCCAG AAAAGGAAAATCCAGAAACGACAGGAGATTTGAGGCCAAAAATTCAATGGTCCTCCAAGCCCTCTCTCAACGTAGCCACTGTCTGCCCTTTGCCTCGAAGTGGGAACTCTGAGACAA GTTCAGATTGCTTCCTGACGCCTGCTCCAGTGTCTTCATTTGCAAGAACAAGCCCAGATGTTTCCTCACCAGGAACTGG ATCACAGCGGGTGTTCAGGGAGACTTTTACTCGGCTGTGTCCCTTCTCCTTTGATTTGCGTGACTCCATGCAAAGAGTTGTCCGTGAACAAAAGCTGGAGGAGATGAGGCTGAGAAAGGAAGTTTGTCTGGCAGAG CTCTTCCCTTTTAAAGCTAACCCAGTGAGGAAGTACAAACCACTGGTAGTGAAGCAGAGCACGCGTCCACTCACAATCCCCCGGTCACCCTTCTCCAGTGCTGatcgatga
- the sinup gene encoding siaz-interacting nuclear protein isoform X2: protein MDDNMAENAAVFDDNYVIGKVVDCVEVSPEKENPETTGDLRPKIQWSSKPSLNVATVCPLPRSGNSETSSDCFLTPAPVSSFARTSPDVSSPGTGSQRVFRETFTRLCPFSFDLRDSMQRVVREQKLEEMRLRKEVCLAELTQ from the exons ATGGACGATAACATGGCTGAAAACGCTGCAGTTTTTGATGATAACTATGTTATTGGAAAGGTTGTGGACTGTGTTGAAGTGTCTCCAG AAAAGGAAAATCCAGAAACGACAGGAGATTTGAGGCCAAAAATTCAATGGTCCTCCAAGCCCTCTCTCAACGTAGCCACTGTCTGCCCTTTGCCTCGAAGTGGGAACTCTGAGACAA GTTCAGATTGCTTCCTGACGCCTGCTCCAGTGTCTTCATTTGCAAGAACAAGCCCAGATGTTTCCTCACCAGGAACTGG ATCACAGCGGGTGTTCAGGGAGACTTTTACTCGGCTGTGTCCCTTCTCCTTTGATTTGCGTGACTCCATGCAAAGAGTTGTCCGTGAACAAAAGCTGGAGGAGATGAGGCTGAGAAAGGAAGTTTGTCTGGCAGAG CTAACCCAGTGA
- the si:rp71-17i16.5 gene encoding phosphatidylinositol 4,5-bisphosphate 3-kinase catalytic subunit gamma isoform: MTSEKFQQKVSTFKVRSDNLHCTEHSLVFMCELPTREGPQIAREQEAVEVKLPAQCTVEQLRLVLCMRVQETRKFQDPFRLLDPEKYSLLYTKEDEQYEIYDECQVLKTLDAPWFQNSEGYQTVQITVLAKQNNPKERMEYQKILNELIGYDFDCGAGNRLSELSFTRRKFATPRRAELKHRDSLAYATEPWTTSAPIPKDQQDQLKRKLPVILNYDNKSVHVKADLSNTPSDLLMILWESMPSKDQCFLKWSTNYILKVCGREEFLCGDFHLSDFLWVRHCLKNVKPLHLNVVAIASLSDDAVRKEYWPLVDSLTGLSSLHEEISFKGKEMEEIVLISLWDCERNFRVKLIGFDIPELPSKIPQYSYVEASIIYGSKVVSSVCSSFMEFAEEVLWNTWLEFKIPLKDIPRGAKLGFTINASCMDTSPTKEFKSPYPGCKVPDYQKGKGKVLYFVNLQLIDHRSLLSQGSHTLHMWSFPEQEEEAFTYEADKLSTATNPDVAKSMAITFLLDRYSFSVVLPHSKGSDNITPSAVISASSNTSSPLHVTGSSQTSPGYAALQANSLDKHSLKRFREESVRYASNLPQFLRTVEWLKPSAVQDVHWLLTHWEPEDLELSVALELLSVDYTDEKVRRLAVQRLEMMSNEEVLRYLLQLVQTLKVEPYHDSYLARFLIQRALRSKRVGHFFFWYLRSEVAGCPFFRQRMAVILEAYLLGCGEAMLTSFQRQVQVVKILHEVANRVKSLYPEKSTLSPLAAQKLQEILQEYNFPPEFQVPFDPRVRAGSIILKECKVMASKKKPLWLEFSHVESEASAGCPVGIIFKQGDDLRQDMLIIQTLMVMESIWQENCLDLNLMPYGCISTGYQIGMIEIVRDAVTIAAIQRIQGGTTGAFKNNALFEWLKGMCSLQEKHYQAMEKFVTSCAGYCVATYVLGIGDRHNDNIMITNQGNLFHIDFGHILGNTKSFLGVSRERVPFVLTPDFLYVMGRVNKQSSLYFQRFKDTCIQAYMSLRAQSHLLITLFSLMLLTGIPELNTSQDMRYLRNALQQGQNEEEARQHFLQQIALCEQKGWTVQANWWIHMMAGIK; encoded by the exons ATGACATCTGAGAAATTTCAGCAGAAAGTATCTACATTTAAAGTACGATCTGACAATCTGCACTGCACTGAGCACAGCCTGGTGTTTATGTGTGAGTTACCGACCAGGGAGGGACCTCAGATTGCTAGAGAACAAGAAGCTGTAGAAGTGAAACTCCCAGCCCAATGCACTGTAGAGCAGCTTCGCCTGGTTCTTTGCATgcgtgtacaggagaccaggaaGTTCCAAGATCCTTTCAGGCTGCTTGATCCTGAAAAGTATAGTCTACTCTATACAAAGGAGGATGAACAGTATGAAATTTATGACGAATGTCAAGTGCTGAAAACACTGGATGCACCCTGGTTTCAAAACAGTGAGGGATACCAAACAGTCCAGATTACTGTTTTGGCAAAGCAGAATAACCCAAAGGAGAGGATGGAATACCAGAAGATCCTGAATGAACTAATTGGCTATGATTTCGATTGTGGAGCAGGAAATCGTTTAAGTGAACTAAGTTTTACCCGCAGAAAGTTTGCCACACCACGTAGGGCAGAATTAAAACACCGAGATTCTCTGGCTTATGCCACAGAGCCCTGGACAACTTCTGCACCAATTCCGAAAGACCAGCAAGATCAACTCAAACGCAAACTACCAGTAATTCTAAATTATGATAATAAAAGTGTACATGTGAAAGCTGATTTGTCAAATACTCCCAGTGACCTTCTTATGATTCTGTGGGAATCAATGCCTTCAAAAGaccagtgttttttaaaatggtcaacTAATTATATTCTTAAAGTCTGTGGCAGAGAGGAGTTCCTGTGCGGAGATTTTCACCTTTCAGACTTTCTCTGGGTCCGACACTGCCTGAAAAATGTGAAGCCGCTTCACCTCAATGTGGTTGCCATAGCCTCTCTTTCAGATGATGCAGTCAGAAAGGAATACTGGCCACTGGTTGACAGTCTTACGGGTCTCTCTAGTTTGCATGAAGAAATCTCATTCAAGGGAAAAGAAATGGAAGAAATTGTCCTGATATCCCTTTGGGATTGTGAGAGGAATTTTCGGGTGAAGCTCATTGGGTTTGATATTCCAGAGTTGCCAAGCAAAATCCCTCAATATAGTTATGTAGAGGCTTCAATTATTTATGGCAGTAAGGTGGTGTCATCAGTTTGTTCCTcattcatggagtttgcagaaGAGGTCCTGTGGAACACTTGGCTGGAGTTTAAAATCCCTTTGAAAGATATCCCTCGTGGAGCTAAACTAGGCTTCACAATTAATGCCAGTTGCATGGACACATCCCCCACCAAAGAATTCAAGTCCCCTTACCCTGGATGCAAAGTTCCAGATTACCAGAAAGGAAAGGGAAAAGTATTATATTTTGTAAACCTACAATTAATTGACCACAGATCTCTCCTAAGCCAAGGGTCTCACACCTTGCATATGTGGTCCTTTCCAGAACAGGAAGAAGAAGCATTCACCTATGAGGCAGATAAACTCTCTACCGCCACCAACCCAGATGTGGCCAAATCCATGGCAATTACTTTTCTACTGGATCGCTACAGTTTCTCCGTTGTGCTACCTCATAGCAAGGGGTCAGACAACATCACACCTTCTGCTGTAATATCTGCTTCAAGCAATACAAGCTCACCTCTTCATGTGACTGGATCCAGCCAAACCTCACCAGGTTATGCGGCATTACAAGCAAACTCACTAGACAAACACTCCCTAAAAAGGTTTAGGGAAGAGAGTGTTCGTTATGCTTCAAACCTTCCTCAGTTTCTCCGCACGGTAGAATGGTTGAAGCCCAGTGCTGTCCAGGATGTTCACTGGCTTCTGACTCACTGGGAACCAGAGGATTTGGAACTTTCTGTTGCTTTGGAGCTCCTTAGTGTTGATTACACTGATGAAAAGGTACGAAGGTTGGCTGTTCAAAGATTGGAGATGATGTCCAATGAGGAGGTACTAAGATACCTACTGCAGCTAGTACAG ACCCTCAAGGTAGAACCCTACCATGACAGCTATCTGGCAAGATTCCTAATTCAAAGAGCACTCAGG AGCAAGCGAGTGGGACACTTCTTCTTTTGGTACTTGCGGAGTGAGGTGGCAGGCTGCCCATTTTTCCGCCAGCGTATGGCAGTCATATTGGAAGCCTACCTCCTTGGGTGTGGCGAGGCTATGCTGACGAGCTTCCAGCGTCAGGTTCAAGTTGTCAAAATTCTGCATGAAGTGGCTAACAGGGTGAAATCACTGTATCCAGAAAAAAGCACGCTTTCTCCATTGG CTGCTCAGAAACTTCAAGAAATACTGCAGGAGTATAATTTCCCTCCTGAATTCCAGGTGCCTTTTGATCCAAGGGTCAGAGCAGGATCCATTATT TTGAAGGAATGTAAAGTAATGGCTTCCAAAAAGAAGCCACTCTGGCTTGAGTTCTCCCATGTGGAGTCAGAAGCATCAGCTGGTTGTCCCGTGGGTATCATCTTCAAGCAAGGGGATGACCTCAGACAGGACATGCTCATCATTCAG ACACTAATGGTGATGGAGTCAATTTGGCAGGAAAATTGCTTGGACCTCAACCTGATGCCCTACGGCTGTATCTCAACTGGATATCAAATAG GTATGATTGAGATTGTAAGAGATGCTGTTACCATTGCTGCTATTCAAAGGATTCAAGGTGGGACAACAGGAGCCTTCAAAAATAATGCTTTATTTGAGTGGCTCAAGGGAATGTGTTCTCTTCAGGAGAAG CACTATCAAGCAATGGAGAAATTTGTCACATCATGTGCTGGTTACTGTGTGGCCACATACGTGTTGGGCATTGGTGACCGTCACAATGACAATATAATGATAACAAACCAAG GGAATCTGTTCCACATTGATTTTGGCCACATCCTGGGCAACACCAAGAGCTTCTTGGGTGTGAGCAGAGAGAGGGTCCCCTTTGTCCTCACTCCAGACTTTCTGTATGTTATGGGTAGAGTGAATAAACAATCAAGCCTCTATTTCCAGCGATTTAAG